A segment of the Bacillus solimangrovi genome:
CAATAAGAAATAGACGAAGCATATGTAAGGTTGCACCTGATCCAATTGATAGAGAAGTTATTGAACAATTATTAGAATCAGCTACTTGGGCTCCAAATCATCATTATACAGAACCTTGGAAGTTTTTTGTATTAACAGGAGATGGTAGAAGACCTTTAGGAAAAGTATTAGCAGAGATTTCGATGGAAACGATGGAAGATCTCAAAGAAGTCGAAGTTCAATCTATATTAAAGAAAAAAGAAGAGAAAGCATTTCGAGCTCCTGTTATTATTGCAGTAGCGGCAATACCATCAACAGATCCGAAAGTTGAATATATTGAAGAGATCGGGGCGGTAAATGCAGCTATTCAAAACTTATTACTTGCGGCTCATGCTTTGGGTTTAGGTGCGATATGGAGGACGGGGAAGCCATGTTATCACCCAAGAATGAAAGAGCTATTCGGACTTGCAGACAAAGATGAAATGCTTGGATTTATTTATTTAGGGTACCCAGTTGACGTACAAAAACCTGGTAAGCGGGTAAGTTTTCAAGAGAAGACGGTGTGGGTAAATGTAGATACATCATATCAGTGAAGTATCGTCAACATATTTCATCCATAGAGTAAGCTACTTATTTTTTTTGATGGGTAGCTTTTTATTATATGTTTGTATTTGTTTTTTTGGGGAAAAAGAATAAAAATGGAGGGAAGTAAATGACTGAAAATATTAAAGCTTATGTCTTTGATGCATATGGCACACTTTTTGATGTATATTCTGTATTTGAAGAGGTAGAAGATATTTTCCCCGACAAAGGTGAAGAAATAAGCCAATTATGGCGCCAAAAACAAATTGAATACTCGTTTATTCGAGAATTAATCGGACGATATCGCCCATTTTCTCAAGTGACGAAAGAAGCTCTTCAGTTTGCTTGTGAGCAAGCGGGTGTGTCACTGAATAAGGAACAAGAAATACGTTTAATGAAGAAATATAACGAATTAACTCTTTACCCAGAAGTAAAAGATGTACTTCACCAACTGAATCCGAAACAAAAAGCAATCTTCTCTAATGGTTCATCAGATATGCTTAATCCACTAATTGAAAGGTATAGCCTTATGAATGACTTAGATTCACTAATTACAGCTGATTTACGAAAATTCTACAAACCAGTTCCAGCATCGTATATGACAGTTATTGAAACACTTCATGTTAAAAGGGAAAATGTTTTATTTATGTCTTCAAATTCATGGGATATTATCGGAGCAAAGAGTTTTGGATTCAATACGGCATGGATTAACCGCGGTGGTAAAGTGATGGACAAGCTCGGAATTGACCCTGACTTTGTATATAAGGATCTAACAGGTATTTTAGACCATGTATAATAAATAAA
Coding sequences within it:
- a CDS encoding nitroreductase family protein yields the protein MELFEAIRNRRSICKVAPDPIDREVIEQLLESATWAPNHHYTEPWKFFVLTGDGRRPLGKVLAEISMETMEDLKEVEVQSILKKKEEKAFRAPVIIAVAAIPSTDPKVEYIEEIGAVNAAIQNLLLAAHALGLGAIWRTGKPCYHPRMKELFGLADKDEMLGFIYLGYPVDVQKPGKRVSFQEKTVWVNVDTSYQ
- a CDS encoding haloacid dehalogenase type II, which translates into the protein MTENIKAYVFDAYGTLFDVYSVFEEVEDIFPDKGEEISQLWRQKQIEYSFIRELIGRYRPFSQVTKEALQFACEQAGVSLNKEQEIRLMKKYNELTLYPEVKDVLHQLNPKQKAIFSNGSSDMLNPLIERYSLMNDLDSLITADLRKFYKPVPASYMTVIETLHVKRENVLFMSSNSWDIIGAKSFGFNTAWINRGGKVMDKLGIDPDFVYKDLTGILDHV